Below is a genomic region from Rana temporaria chromosome 3, aRanTem1.1, whole genome shotgun sequence.
ACAATTTGGAAAgattcaaagggtatgaatactttttcaaggcactgtacgtagagcaggggtgtccaacctgtaGCCCACGGCCACATACGGACCAATATGGCTATAAATGCGACCCAACACAAATTTGTAAATGTACTTAAaaatgttgatttaaaaaaaaaatgcatttacacttaGCGAGCGCACATGCGGCTAAAGAAAGActtgacagtgtctctttacgggacttttatacattttatcttACCAAACAAAAAAATCTGCCACTCTTCACAATCACGTCTTTTTCATGGCATACGTTTTCGGCAGCTATATATGTGTCAGCAAATAAtttcaaggatgaagcacacAAAAGGCAAAATTAAAACCAAAATATGTGACGAGCACAttgaggggtagatccacaaagaaagtacgccggcgtactttcaaatttcccgcgtcgtatctttgttttgaatcctcaaaacaagatacaacggcatctgggttagatccgacaggcgtacgccttcggatcttagatgcaattcttcggcgtccgctgggtggtgttcccgtcgtattccgcgtcgagtatgcaaattagctatttccgacgatccacgaacgtacgagcggccgtcgcattcttttacgtcgtttccgtttggctttttaagtatgttaagtatggcggtcgttcccacgtcgaattttaaagattttattttgtttgcgtaagtcgtccgtgaatggggctggacgccatttacgttcacgtcaaaagcaatgatgtctttgcgacgtcatttagcgcaatgcacggcgggaaatttagggatggcgcatgcgcagttcgttcggcgcgggggcgcgcttcatttaaatgaaacacgccccctactcgccgcatttgaattccgcgccgttacgccgcgagagatacactacgcaaattctttctggattcaaaccaaagccgggtaagttacggcggcgtagcggatctcagatacgctgcgcgggtgcagatatATGTGGATCTACTCCATCTATACAACCAGATACTGTATTGATGTGTTCGTTTATCATAAACGGTGTCAAATATCTCACTAGTTTTATGTTtgccctcttttacttttataataaaaaatattacaaaaaaattactcagatgttattaattattttatttttacttattttaatataataaaataaataaaataaaataataaaaattattgcaaaaaaaaattaagttttcttaagcctcatacacatgatcggacttttcCATgattttttgtccgaaggggcattggccgtgaacttggtgacctctgggaacccgccttctgacctttgacctctggggaaggtccctgttccaattcctgagtcctagccttgttCTTAAAAggaaaaccctaacccctaccctaaccactaacccctaaccccaacactaacttggtatgcatacatacagcagaactttttcagccaacattcaacaaactacgtggtttttcagctctttaccgccaccctttgggcaacttctgctattgttgtctgatgtttaacattggttctgagcatgcgtgtttgtactttggacttttgttgtcggaaagtttaaccacttaagacccggaccaaaatgcagctaaaggaccaggcccctttttgcgattcggcactgcgtcgctttaactgacaattgcgcggtcgtgcaacgtggctcccaaacaaaattcacgtcctttttttctcacaaatagagcttttttttggtggtatttgatcacctctgcggtttttattttttgcgctataaataaaaatagagcgtcaattttgaaaaaaaatgcaaaatgcgcaaaatttatagtgtttacaaaataggggatagttttattgcatttttattattattattttttttttactacttatggtggcgatcagcgattttttttcgggacttcgacattatggcggacacttcggacaattttgacacatttttgggaccattgtaattttcacagcaaaaaatgcatttggggtgatgtgtgacctcatgtgtgtttacaactgtagggtggtgtggctgtaggtgtgatgtcatcgattatgtttccctataaaagggatcacacgatcgatgacgccgccacagtgaagaacggggaagccgtgtttacacgcggctctccccgttcttcagctccggggaccgatcacgggactccagcggcgatcgggtccacgggtcccgcagtCCCggggcttcggaccgggtcgcgggcgcgcgcccgcgacccacggctggccaatagcacagcacgtacctgtacgtgcttgtgcccagccgtgccattctgccgacgtaaatgtgcaggaggcggtccttaagtggttaaaggcccatacacacaatttgactttttgacaacgttccgacggacatgttttaacggacaatccgaccgtgtgtacgctccatcggacaagtgttttcggtttttcaacggacaaatgttcgatgtgcaggctctcaaactttctgacaacaaatcatccgatcgtgtgtacacaagtccatcggactaaattccaaattacaaacacgcatgctcagaaccaatgataaacatcagacaacaatagcagaagttgcccaaagggtggcggtaaagagctgaaaaaccatgtggtttggtgaatgttggctgaaaaagttcatccgtgtgtatgcagaacaagttcacggccaatgtcccttcggacaaaaatccacggaaaagtccgatAATCCACGGACAGACGGTCAGATTTCTGATAAAgcacgtccgtcggaccgttgttgtcggaaagtcctatcatgtgtatgggcctttagtgtattttatgtgtggccaTTGGCCAAGACAATTGCTCTTCCTCCACTGTGGCCCAGGGAGGTCAAAATGTTGGACACCCCTGACATGGAGGGTTTGGTTGGTATCAATGAAGGGCATGTCAAATGGTAATCAGCTTATTGGCAAAAATGATCAAAGTTGTACAATTATATCCTGAAATGTAAACAATTTAGCACTTTCATCTTTGCTGTTAAAGTGCCTCGTATATAAATCCAATAAACTTAAATTATCTTCTCACTTGGATTTGGATTTCACTTGGATTATATTTTCGGTTGGGATTGtttcaactagacatgtgcactgccaaaaaaatagtttttttcgtttatgttatgttcgttttttttattttttcggaaattcgggaaataaaaaaaaaaaataacgatttTGTTTCATTCGGGAAAACGAAAactttttttccgttttattagtttttttgctttttttgtaaattcgtaaattcgggaaattcgaaaattcggaattctgaattttcggacttctgaaaaagcaaaaaattaataaaacggaaaaaacgaaatttccgaaaaaaacgaatgaaacgaaaacgaaaaaaactaattttcggaaattcggaaattcaaaaaattcggaaatttcccattttcgaattttacatTTTCGAGCTTTTTTTGAATGTtacaatttcgaaattcgaattaaaaatttttcgaatttcttaAATTCAGGTTTTTATAATTttcggattttttattttttttcgaatttttttatttaaaaattctaAAGTTCGGAATTTAGAAAATTCGAAATCCAAATTTCCATaaatctgaatttccgaaatttcggaaatgaaaaattcggaaatacgaaaacattttaaaattctaaaataaaaaaaattgaaaaatccaCAATTTCGACAATTTTAcaatttcggaaattctgaatttcgaaaattccaatttttttaatttttgattcctcgatttttttaattttcgaattttcaattttttaattttcatttgtaaattcgaaaaataaaaaattcgaaatttggatttatttaattttttaatttgttattttcattcgtaaattaaaaaattaaaaattcgaaaatttgaaaatttaaaaatcgaaaatgaaaaattcgaaaattcgaaaattcagaaaatGAAAAagtcgaaaattcgaatattcgaaatctgaaaattcgaaaaaattaaaaattcgaatattcgaaaattcaaatattcgaaaattcgaaacataaaaaatgaaatattcgaaatttcgaaaattcgaaaatttgaaaatcgaaaatgaaaaattcgaaaattcgaaaaataaaaaaataaaaaattagaatattggaaattcgaaaataaaaaattcgaatttttttttttagaaaattcaaATATTCGAAAAGTCGAAacataaaaaattcaatcttcgaaatttaaaaaatttaaaaattcaagattcctaaaattcaaaaatgtgaaaatgaaaaaaaaattaaaaaaatcggaatttccaaaagtAATAaacttgaaaatttaaaaaaataaaaaattcgaaatttctaaaattcggaatttctaaaataaaaaaatgtgaaaattaaaaaaaacaaaattttttcgtATTTTTCGAACTTACGAaaatccgaaattcggaaatgcgaaaattcggaaaattaaaaaattcggaaatacagaaattaaaaattcggaaattaaaaaattcggaaattcgaaatttcggaagtccgaaaatggaaaaattcggaaatacgaaaattcggaaatttgacattttcggaagtccgaaaaatcggaaatagaaaatttgttaatacgaaaattcggaattaatgaatttccgaattttcgttaaaaaacgaattagaaactaaacgaattgcacatgtctagtttcaaCAACAAACGTTACCAAGAAGTCTACTTCACTCCATAATGTATGTAaacctaataataataaatataatatattaaaatataataattgCTTACCCTTCACTTATTCCAGCActctaattattttctttttttcttccttttgccTTTCTTTGACCTGGTGATCATGCCAACTCCTTAACTCCCTGTCCTACATATGTCTAAAAGCTTACACTTCTGGCATTTCCTTTACgtgaattacaattttttttttattctttttttcaggatttattcgttcatcctttttcctgcttctctCCAACCTTCTACGGTCTTCTGGTCTTCAAACGATGGTTGAGAGGAACCAGACATTAGTCctagaatttttgctcttggGATTCGGAAAGCTCCACGACCTCACGATTTTAGTTTTTGTCTTGTTTTTAATTATACATATAATGGCATTAACCAGCAATTTTCTTGTCATTGTCCTGGTGGTGGTCAACCAGAGTCTCCATTGCCCCGCGTACTTCTTTCTCAGCCAGTTGTCTTTGTCCGAAATCCTCTTCACCAGTAACATTGTGCCCAACATGTTATGGCTGATACTGGTTGGTGGTGGTAACGTGTCTGTTAGCCGATGTCTTGCCCAGTTCTACTTGTTGGGTGTCCCTACCATTGCTCAATGTTTGCTGTTGGCCGCCATGTCCTTCGATCGACAAGTGGCCATTTGTAAACCTTTACATTATACGATAATCATGACCTTTGGAAATCAAGTTCAGATAGTCATCTCTTGTTGGTTGCTGGGCTTCATGCTgtcatttataatatatattttcttaaccAGGTTAGAGTTCTGCGGTCCAAATATTATCAATCATTTCTACTGTGATATTTCTCCAGTGGTAGAACTTTCATGTTCAGACATCTCAGCTGTGGAATGGGTCACTTCTTTAGTGTCTTTTCCCGTCATTCTTTCTCCATTTCTCTTCATTTCGGCcacctacagggagtgcagaattattaggcaagttgtatttttgaggattaattttattattgaacaaccaccatgttctcaatgaacccaaaaaactaattaatatcaaagctgaatatttttggaagtagtttttagtttgtttttagttttagctattttagagggatatctgtgtgtgcaggtgactattactgtgcataattattaggcaacttaacaaaaaatatatatatacccatttcaattatttatttttaccagtgaaaccaatataacatctcaacattcacaaatatacatttctgacattcaaaaacaaaacaaaaacaaatcagtgaccaatatagccacctttctttgcaaggacactcaaaagcctgccatccatggattctgtcagtgttttgatctgttcaccatcaacattgcgtgcagcagcaaccacagcctcccagacactgttcagagaggtgtactgttttccctccttgtaaatctcacatttgatgatggaccacaggttctcaatggggttcagatcaggtgaacaaggaggccatgtcattagtttttcttcttttataccctttcttgccagccacgctgtggagtacttggacacgtgtgatggagcattgtcctgcatgaaaatcatgtttttcttgaaggatgcagacttcttcctgtaccattgcttgaagaaggtgtcttccagaaactggcagtaggactgggagttgagcttgactccatcctcaacccgaaaatgccccacaagctcatctttgatgataccagcccaaaccagtactccacctccaccttgctggcgtctgagtcggactggagctctctgccctttaccaatccagccacgggcccatccatctggcccatcaagactcattctcatttcagcagtccataaaaccttagaaaaatcattcttgagatatttcttggcccagtcttgacgttgcagcttgtgtgtcttgttcagtggtggtcgtctttcagcctttcttaccttggccatgtctctgagtattgcacaccttgtgcttttgggcactccagtgacgttgcagctctgaaatatggccaaactggtggcaagtggcatcttggcagctgcacgcttgacttttctcagttcatgggcagttattttgccccttggtttttccacacgcttcttgcgaccctgttgactattttgaatgaaacgcttgattgttcgatgatcacgcttcagaagttttgcaattttaagagtgctgcatccctctgcaagatatctcactatttttgacttttctgagcctgtcaagtccttctcttgacccattttgccaaaggaaaggaagttgcctaataattatgcacacctgatatagggtgttgatgtcattagaccacacaccttctcattacagagatgtacattacctaatatgcttaattggtagtaggctttcgagcctatacagcttggagtaagacaacatgcataaagaggatgatgtggtcaaaatactcatttgcctaataattctgcactccctgtatatctcCATCCTTCGCACAATCCTGAAGATTCCAACCACCACCGGCAGACAGAAAGCCTTCTCTACTTGCAGCTCCCACCTGACCATTGTGTGTGTTTATTATGGAACCCTTACGTCCATTTATATTTTCCCACCGAGCAGTCATTCGGTCAATATAAACAAAGGTCTGTCCTTGCTTTACACCCTGGTGACGCCATTATTCAATCCTCTGATCTACAGCCTACGGAACCAAGATATTCGGAGAGCCATTAACAAACAGATTCAAATATGGAGCAGATTTCTAGCAACTTAGCCCTCACTTCAGCCTTCTCTACTTGCAGCTCCcaccttacttggctttgtttcaaacccacaacaaatttgcgccgtaagttacggcggcgtagtgtatctctggcggcggaattcaaatcggcgattagggggcgtgattcatttaaatgaagcgcgtccccgcgccggatgaactgcgcatgctccgtttcgaaatttcctgccgtgcattgcgcgaaatgacgtcgcaaggacgtcattttttaaacttagtcgtgatttacgtccatcccgattcacggacaacttacgcaaaaacaaaaaaaataaatttcgacgcgggaacgacggccatacttaacatgacaagtctaactatacgccgcaaaataccagcttt
It encodes:
- the LOC120930627 gene encoding olfactory receptor 10A3-like, translated to MVERNQTLVLEFLLLGFGKLHDLTILVFVLFLIIHIMALTSNFLVIVLVVVNQSLHCPAYFFLSQLSLSEILFTSNIVPNMLWLILVGGGNVSVSRCLAQFYLLGVPTIAQCLLLAAMSFDRQVAICKPLHYTIIMTFGNQVQIVISCWLLGFMLSFIIYIFLTRLEFCGPNIINHFYCDISPVVELSCSDISAVEWVTSLVSFPVILSPFLFISATYISILRTILKIPTTTGRQKAFSTCSSHLTIVCVYYGTLTSIYIFPPSSHSVNINKGLSLLYTLVTPLFNPLIYSLRNQDIRRAINKQIQIWSRFLAT